A window of Solanum stenotomum isolate F172 chromosome 3, ASM1918654v1, whole genome shotgun sequence contains these coding sequences:
- the LOC125858449 gene encoding uncharacterized protein LOC125858449, with protein sequence MVRRKLVESCVKALNFFATESRGELQDFVLNKSKRIEDELIIKLKSAIIEVADGDGDDEYSLLVDLNRLYELQLSSKFPLKACIKILQRLSKTSEVLMTRFVLFFQNNGGCFRKATLASTELEALGYSPDESILQKFWKLC encoded by the exons ATGGTGAGAAGGAAGCTCGTAGAATCTTGTGTCAAAGCATTGAACTTCTTTGCTACTGAGAGTCGTGGGGAGTTACAGGACTTCGTCCTTAACAAATCAAAGAGGATTGAAGATGAGCTCATTATCAAACTTAAATCTGCTATAATAGAAGTTGCT GATGGTGATGGTGATGATGAATACTCACTGCTTGTTGACTTGAACAGGTTGTATGAACTTCAATTGTCAAGCAAATTTCCATTGAAAGCTTGCATAAAGATCTTGCAGAGACTCTCAAAAACTTCAGAAGTATTGATGACGAG GTTTGTGTTGTTTTTTCAGAACAATGGTGGCTGTTTCAGGAAAGCAACCCTTGCATCCACAGAGCTAGAAGCTTTGGGGTACTCTCCAGATGAATCCATTCTTCAAAAGTTCTGGAAACTTTGTTAA
- the LOC125859044 gene encoding alcohol dehydrogenase 3-like produces the protein MFQQKRAKTTPHLCKLVIIAVGKLVAADAVPKAWGLPFPKIVDLALVFSHWSQPCSSTNLATVQVAIFGLGAVGLAVSILRAVGLAAAEGARIVGASRIIGVDLNASRFEQAKKFGVTQFVNPKDYSKPVQEVIAEMTDGGVDRSVECTGHIDTMIPAFECVHDGWGVAVLLGVPHKEALFKTYPMNFLNERTLKETFFGNYKPSSDIPSVVEKYL, from the exons ATGTTTCAACAGAAAAGGGCCAAAACTACCCCTCACCTATGCAAATTGGTAATCATTGCTGTTGGGAAGTTGGTTGCTGCTGACGCAGTTCCTAAG GCCTGGGGTCTTCCGTTTCCAAAGATTGTGGATCTGGCATTGGTATTTTCACATTGGTCTCAACCATGCTCCAGTACCAATCTTGCAACA GTTCAAGTGGCTATTTTTGGACTAGGGGCTGTAGGCCTTGCTGTGAGTATTCTTCGGGCTGTAGGCCTTGCT GCTGCAGAAGGAGCAAGAATTGTTGGTGCTTCAAGGATAATTGGTGTTGATTTAAATGCTAGCAGATTTGAGCAAG CTAAGAAATTTGGTGTGACACAGTTTGTGAACCCAAAGGATTATAGTAAACCAGTTCAAGAG GTAATTGCTGAGATGACTGATGGTGGAGTCGATAGGAGTGTGGAATGTACTGGCCATATTGATACTATGATTCCAGCATTTGAATGTGTCCATGAT GGGTGGGGAGTGGCTGTACTTCTTGGTGTACCCCATAAGGAAGCTTTGTTCAAGACATACCCTATGAACTTTCTGAATGAAAGGACTCTCAAAGAAACCTTCTTTGGAAACTACAAACCTAGTTCGGATATTCCTTCTGTTGTTGAGAAATACTTG